One segment of Paenibacillus sp. FSL R7-0337 DNA contains the following:
- a CDS encoding collagen-like protein codes for MTLLSTGPLENNAVGGVRPTTQVTVRIDNRSSVAASTVSLQGYYMQGGMRVLYVSQSLNVAANESITSTYFADLDAFEFVFDTPAIVDDPVQISVWGKSSTGQLVTAHRLVSAELLGDTGVTGATGATGATGATGPTGATGVGVTGATGAGVTGATGATGVGVTGATGATGVGVTGATGAGTTGATGATGATGAGVTGATGATGAGVTGATGATGVGVTGATGATGVGVTGATGATGVGVTGATGATGVGVTGATGATGVGVTGATGATGAGVTGATGATGVGVTGATGATGVGVTGATGATGAGVTGATGATGAGVTGATGATGVGVTGATGATGAGVTGATGATGVGVTGATGATGVGVTGPTGATGVGVTGATGAGVTGATGATGVGVTGATGATGVGVTGATGATGVGVTGATGATGVGVTGATGATGVGVTGATGATGVGVTGATGATGAGVTGATGATGAGVTGATGATGAGVTGATGATGVGVTGATGATGVGVTGATGATGAGVTGATGATGVGVTGATGATGETGVTGATGATGPNFATEGFSAFLPTFSVTTSTQLTGWTVTTPYYDSATFNETTGNYTIPVSGRYSFEATINYSTTAAISVALGTGIDPAFVVRRTSPTVTDLVTGLFPLLNVNIALLLTLRTILGNGTVTLTGEVELSAGDVIGLFYAADGLTVPLDLGGVSSGIVWSVHRLT; via the coding sequence ATGACTCTACTATCTACAGGACCACTGGAAAATAATGCAGTAGGAGGGGTAAGACCCACCACACAGGTTACGGTCAGAATTGATAACCGCAGTAGTGTTGCAGCTTCTACAGTATCTTTACAAGGCTATTACATGCAGGGAGGCATGCGGGTACTGTATGTCAGTCAATCACTTAATGTAGCTGCCAATGAATCTATTACTTCTACTTATTTTGCGGATTTGGATGCTTTTGAATTTGTGTTTGACACTCCGGCTATTGTAGATGATCCGGTTCAAATCTCTGTGTGGGGCAAGAGCAGTACCGGCCAGCTCGTCACCGCCCACCGGCTGGTATCGGCTGAATTATTGGGCGATACTGGCGTAACGGGGGCCACTGGGGCTACTGGAGCGACCGGGGCAACGGGTCCGACAGGTGCAACAGGTGTGGGAGTGACCGGGGCGACCGGAGCTGGGGTGACTGGAGCGACTGGAGCAACAGGCGTAGGAGTGACCGGGGCGACTGGAGCAACAGGCGTGGGAGTGACCGGGGCGACTGGGGCAGGTACGACCGGTGCGACTGGAGCGACTGGGGCAACGGGAGCAGGAGTGACCGGAGCGACTGGGGCAACGGGAGCAGGAGTGACCGGGGCGACTGGAGCAACAGGCGTGGGAGTGACTGGAGCGACTGGGGCAACGGGAGTAGGAGTGACCGGGGCGACTGGAGCAACAGGCGTGGGAGTGACCGGGGCGACTGGAGCAACAGGCGTGGGAGTGACTGGGGCGACTGGGGCAACAGGCGTGGGAGTGACCGGAGCGACAGGAGCAACGGGAGCAGGAGTGACCGGAGCGACAGGAGCAACGGGCGTGGGCGTGACCGGGGCGACCGGAGCGACAGGCGTGGGAGTGACCGGAGCGACCGGAGCAACGGGAGCAGGAGTGACCGGGGCGACTGGAGCAACAGGCGCGGGAGTGACCGGAGCGACCGGAGCAACAGGCGTGGGAGTGACTGGGGCGACTGGGGCAACAGGCGCGGGAGTGACCGGAGCGACTGGAGCAACAGGCGTGGGAGTGACCGGGGCGACCGGAGCAACAGGCGTGGGAGTGACAGGTCCGACAGGTGCAACAGGCGTGGGAGTGACCGGAGCGACGGGAGCTGGGGTGACTGGAGCGACAGGAGCAACAGGCGTGGGAGTGACTGGAGCGACCGGGGCAACAGGCGTGGGAGTAACCGGGGCGACTGGAGCAACAGGCGTGGGAGTGACCGGAGCGACCGGGGCAACAGGCGTGGGAGTAACCGGGGCGACTGGAGCAACGGGAGTGGGAGTAACCGGAGCGACCGGAGCGACAGGCGTGGGAGTGACCGGAGCGACAGGAGCAACGGGAGCAGGAGTGACCGGGGCGACTGGAGCAACAGGCGCGGGAGTGACCGGAGCGACCGGAGCAACAGGCGCGGGAGTGACCGGAGCGACTGGAGCAACAGGCGTGGGAGTGACCGGGGCGACCGGAGCAACAGGCGTGGGAGTGACCGGGGCGACTGGGGCAACAGGCGCGGGAGTGACCGGAGCGACTGGAGCAACAGGCGTGGGAGTGACTGGAGCAACCGGGGCAACAGGTGAAACGGGAGTGACCGGGGCGACTGGAGCGACCGGCCCGAATTTTGCGACAGAAGGATTTTCCGCCTTCCTGCCGACATTCTCGGTCACGACCAGTACTCAGCTGACCGGCTGGACTGTGACTACGCCTTACTATGATAGTGCGACATTTAATGAGACTACGGGCAACTACACGATACCGGTATCCGGCAGATATTCGTTTGAGGCAACCATTAACTACAGCACTACGGCTGCCATCTCGGTTGCATTGGGAACGGGAATTGATCCGGCTTTTGTAGTGCGGAGAACATCCCCGACAGTAACGGATCTGGTAACCGGATTGTTCCCGCTGCTCAATGTTAACATCGCGCTTCTGCTGACTCTGCGGACAATTCTTGGTAATGGTACAGTCACTCTAACGGGTGAAGTCGAGCTGAGTGCAGGTGATGTCATCGGCCTCTTTTATGCAGCAGATGGATTAACCGTGCCGTTAGATCTTGGAGGTGTCTCCTCGGGCATTGTGTGGTCTGTTCACAGACTGACCTAA
- a CDS encoding ABC transporter permease subunit: protein MITEKKRSVAGTGSSSLPAGRNTQKRHGLKHLLKHKVLLLMLLPGVVFLLINNYLPMFGIVIAFKNINYVDGILGSPWVGLDNFKFLFATSDAWIITRNTVLYNFVFIVLNLVFAVSIAVALNELRNKLAAKFYQSIMFFPYFLSMVVVSYLVFAFLNVEYGFINKGVFALFGLDELSWYSEPKYWPFILPLINLWKGVGYGCVIYLAAIIGIDNEYYEAALIDGASKWKQIMHITIPLIRPVIIITTILAIGGIFRSDFGLFYQTTLNSGALYPTTLVIDTYVYNALINMGNLGMSAAAGLYQSVVGFFLVLGSNWIVRKVDKDQAVF from the coding sequence ATGATTACAGAGAAGAAGAGAAGTGTGGCGGGTACAGGCAGCAGCAGCTTGCCGGCAGGCCGGAACACACAGAAGAGACACGGGCTGAAGCATCTGCTGAAGCATAAGGTGCTGCTGCTGATGCTGCTGCCGGGCGTAGTATTTTTGCTGATCAACAATTATCTGCCGATGTTCGGAATTGTGATCGCGTTCAAGAATATCAATTATGTGGACGGGATTCTTGGCAGTCCGTGGGTGGGGCTGGATAACTTCAAATTCCTGTTCGCCACCTCGGATGCCTGGATTATCACCCGCAATACGGTGCTCTACAACTTCGTGTTCATTGTGCTCAATCTGGTTTTTGCCGTGTCCATCGCGGTTGCCCTGAATGAGCTGAGGAACAAGCTGGCCGCCAAATTCTATCAGAGCATCATGTTCTTCCCCTACTTCCTGTCGATGGTGGTGGTGAGCTATCTGGTGTTCGCTTTTCTGAATGTTGAATACGGTTTCATTAACAAAGGGGTCTTCGCCCTGTTCGGGCTGGATGAGCTCAGCTGGTATTCGGAGCCGAAGTATTGGCCGTTCATTCTGCCGCTGATCAATCTCTGGAAGGGGGTGGGCTATGGCTGTGTCATCTATCTGGCGGCGATCATCGGCATTGACAACGAATACTATGAAGCAGCCCTGATCGACGGTGCCAGCAAGTGGAAGCAGATTATGCACATCACCATTCCGCTCATCCGGCCGGTCATTATTATTACAACGATTCTGGCGATCGGGGGCATCTTCCGTTCCGACTTCGGGCTGTTCTACCAGACCACACTGAACTCCGGGGCGCTGTACCCAACTACACTGGTCATCGACACCTACGTCTATAACGCGCTGATTAATATGGGTAACCTGGGGATGTCCGCAGCGGCCGGATTATACCAATCGGTGGTCGGCTTCTTCCTGGTCCTCGGCTCGAACTGGATCGTGCGCAAGGTCGATAAGGATCAGGCGGTGTTCTAG
- a CDS encoding carbohydrate ABC transporter permease encodes MANNEISRFTNVLLHIIFIILSLACLLPIVLVFMISITDYDYIVRNGYQFIPEKLSLEAYAYIFKDYSVVLRAYGISFFVTITGTLVSVFISSLYAYPISRADFRYRGVFAFLIFFTMLFGGGLVPWYMVYTQVLDLKNSIWALVVPMLLSPFNVLIMKTYFQMSVPPALIEASTIDGAGELRTFFKIVFPLSLPVFATIGLFNTLHYWNDWFNSMIFITDTDLYSLQYLMYKMISQADYLSRNGALIQGSATELAKLPGETIRMAMALIGIGPIVLAYPFFQRYFIKGLTLGSIKG; translated from the coding sequence GTGGCTAATAACGAAATATCCCGTTTCACTAACGTTCTCCTCCATATTATTTTTATCATCCTGTCTCTGGCCTGCCTGCTGCCGATTGTACTCGTCTTCATGATCTCCATTACCGACTACGATTACATCGTGCGCAACGGGTATCAATTCATCCCGGAGAAGCTTAGCCTGGAGGCTTACGCATATATCTTCAAGGATTACAGCGTGGTGCTGCGGGCCTACGGCATCTCGTTCTTCGTCACCATTACCGGAACGCTGGTCAGTGTGTTCATCTCTTCCCTGTATGCGTATCCGATCTCGCGGGCCGATTTCCGGTACCGGGGGGTGTTCGCCTTCCTGATTTTCTTCACTATGCTCTTCGGAGGCGGTTTGGTGCCGTGGTATATGGTCTACACCCAGGTGCTGGACCTCAAGAATTCGATCTGGGCACTGGTCGTGCCGATGCTGCTGTCTCCGTTCAATGTGCTGATTATGAAGACTTACTTCCAGATGAGTGTACCGCCTGCGCTGATTGAAGCCTCTACGATCGACGGGGCGGGGGAGCTGCGGACATTCTTCAAGATTGTATTTCCGCTGTCCCTGCCGGTCTTCGCTACGATTGGGCTGTTCAATACGCTGCATTACTGGAACGACTGGTTCAACAGCATGATCTTCATCACCGATACAGACCTCTATTCCCTCCAATATCTGATGTACAAAATGATCTCCCAGGCCGATTACCTGAGCCGCAACGGGGCACTCATTCAAGGCTCGGCCACCGAGCTGGCCAAATTGCCGGGCGAGACGATCCGCATGGCGATGGCGCTGATCGGCATTGGGCCGATTGTGCTGGCCTATCCGTTCTTCCAGCGGTATTTCATCAAAGGACTGACGCTCGGCTCTATCAAAGGCTAA
- a CDS encoding ABC transporter substrate-binding protein, which translates to MAGKKVTGLLLSLVLIAGFTLAGCSGNNGNTAAPTEKAGESTTAPAATKKAAATEAAGTEKPGTLAPVELSLYLPGGPDTDVASVEQEINAYLKDKINATLKINQLSWDKPADKVNLMIQSGEVFDMVYTWNFMTNAAKGAYLPLEELLDTYAKETKAQINPAYLQAATVNGHLYAVPTEKELGQSVGFAFDKAIVDKYGFDVNSLQKLEDIEPMLKTIKEKEPALSPLFMNHTDSLHWFTAYPDSEDLDGSNDIPTLLDYKTMKVFNEYDTPAMTERLKLIRSWYEAGYINKNGATDKTELKDAVKSGKAWFVYGNMNPTSTNDWTRLAEKPMIIKTLLPVQVSTKSLQGSMLAISRTSKNPERAMMFMNLIHTDPVLYNLLTFGIEGKHYKKLENNTVEFIADSGYNSVSSWMIGNVLLNYLNKDEDPKRVQLYTDWNKNSNISPVIGFVFDSTKVQSQIGALINITKQYKNTLFSGEKDPEPVLKEMNSKLKAAGLDAVITEIQSQLDAFLAAK; encoded by the coding sequence ATGGCAGGTAAAAAAGTCACAGGTCTGCTGCTGTCGCTTGTACTGATAGCCGGGTTCACTCTGGCCGGATGCTCGGGGAACAACGGCAACACAGCGGCGCCTACAGAGAAAGCGGGAGAGAGTACCACGGCTCCGGCGGCAACGAAGAAAGCTGCTGCCACGGAAGCAGCCGGAACAGAAAAGCCGGGTACGCTTGCACCGGTGGAGCTGTCCCTGTATCTGCCCGGCGGGCCGGATACGGATGTGGCATCCGTAGAGCAGGAGATCAACGCCTACCTGAAGGATAAAATCAACGCTACCCTCAAGATTAACCAGCTAAGCTGGGATAAGCCGGCCGACAAGGTCAACCTGATGATCCAGTCCGGCGAGGTGTTCGACATGGTCTATACCTGGAACTTCATGACCAATGCCGCGAAGGGAGCGTATCTGCCGCTGGAGGAGCTGCTGGATACCTATGCCAAGGAGACGAAGGCACAGATCAATCCCGCCTACCTGCAGGCGGCTACCGTCAACGGACATTTGTATGCGGTTCCAACCGAGAAGGAGCTGGGGCAGTCGGTCGGGTTTGCTTTTGACAAAGCAATTGTCGATAAATATGGCTTCGATGTGAACAGCCTCCAGAAGCTGGAGGATATTGAGCCGATGCTGAAGACGATTAAGGAGAAGGAGCCGGCGCTCTCCCCGCTGTTCATGAACCATACCGACAGTCTGCACTGGTTCACCGCGTATCCTGACAGCGAGGACTTGGACGGCAGCAATGATATCCCGACTCTGCTCGATTACAAGACCATGAAGGTGTTCAACGAATACGACACGCCAGCCATGACGGAGCGGCTGAAGCTGATCCGCAGCTGGTATGAAGCGGGCTATATCAACAAGAATGGAGCTACAGACAAGACCGAGCTGAAGGATGCGGTAAAAAGCGGCAAAGCCTGGTTCGTCTACGGCAACATGAATCCGACCTCCACCAATGACTGGACCCGGCTCGCTGAGAAGCCGATGATCATCAAGACACTGCTGCCTGTTCAGGTCAGCACTAAGAGTCTGCAGGGCTCGATGCTCGCCATCTCCAGAACCTCGAAGAACCCCGAGCGGGCTATGATGTTCATGAACCTGATTCACACCGATCCGGTGCTCTACAACCTGCTGACCTTCGGCATTGAGGGCAAGCACTACAAGAAGCTGGAGAACAATACCGTAGAGTTCATTGCGGACAGCGGCTATAACTCCGTATCCTCCTGGATGATCGGCAATGTGCTGCTGAACTACCTGAATAAGGATGAAGATCCGAAGCGCGTGCAGCTCTATACGGACTGGAATAAGAATTCGAATATTTCACCGGTCATCGGGTTTGTGTTCGATTCGACCAAGGTGCAGTCACAGATCGGGGCGCTGATCAACATTACGAAACAGTATAAGAACACCCTGTTCTCCGGGGAAAAGGACCCTGAGCCGGTCCTGAAGGAGATGAACAGCAAGCTGAAGGCCGCAGGCCTGGACGCTGTGATTACGGAAATTCAGAGTCAGCTCGACGCTTTTCTGGCCGCCAAATAA
- a CDS encoding carbohydrate-binding domain-containing protein codes for MRIQRITGKLLIAVLVWMSASLPGARISSAEMPPAQVVVEEQANNSTVTEDTYQPSPLLWQVGEQDNSSAEFTVYQDVYSENITLPVNPLNWNTISRGMKLDRNAAMELSFNLTDVPPYGVEFSFKVLDASTAIPQLAVFTNGSFSGLIQITGLNDGETPLTNTWKETYRLYIPSEQLKTGSNELKLTVDRGLYADPQSPGYDGDKYLWFEWDYLRLDTLTEPATEPIHGRYIHLGSTIAASTFRYDEHAIRHLAPMTKWLGIAYSGNWMRTSFWSDTSAGWDPQGRKYLETLRDLNLAPMVNIIGGNWKTNSELAAGTISSALRSYYSGFVSKFGDLYQYAETGNEPGLFGWAQKAVLALHEMMEEERQTNSQPYLKIVAPGWAYWPYNGTPDGWERDAAQRAPIEALSDVTNGHSYGGTGVQPLPGGSLYENLRVYSDSEEGFGKEMAMSETGSNDNHSDNTKYGTYAYRFASAFDRELRGNIGYADHIMQHAAFFNDGTEFGLFDSAINWNTHRYEDTAAVSANINESGETRLKTFRRLAAAYATHGSPLGYEVLNAAELTGLKAYFRAVDTSALGTSAIGAASDKILLNFVNFEKTPVTMQVRVALPSSGVYSGERFGPGETYAAAYSRVELTADPYITLTVALEAGETVQYILDEQDNMLPASPGNPAATAVSHEQIRLTWAASTDNDAVVSYNVYRDGGAAPVINIPGRLTFWSDYTVAPQTTYSYTVQAVDDSGNVSPLSAAVSATTPVMPITPHAAGDPAKFEAEATAFALPLRTGNNSSASGGKVVEQTHSGGLTIQGFHSVNGGSYTLTIVYASNEESKKNILVNGVKQSTVTLPSTGSWTANLTARQYGITLQPGYNTISFTSAGKGANLDYFKLEEGLYVPLSHWYPAAHDHPYIDYAGFTPAPNGVSHVTYEEDATAAFSFNGIGVRWRSDIKSDMGSADVYVDGEYKETVVIPQAGLEGDHKIVYELTGLEYGLHRIEIAGNGGKVMVSGLEYESYESALPVPGPDLTVTDIGWHIVNSDGSPSAHSTPQLGDSLIFWAKVKNIGVRPTPLNASTGLGQITGGAFSVNGGVVSWTDTNTSVIQPGEEITLTANASAQGTPRWTVPTIGEFTVSFFVNDIWRYAEMNKENNKRARTLLISLP; via the coding sequence ATGCGAATTCAGAGAATCACAGGCAAATTGCTCATTGCAGTTCTGGTATGGATGTCTGCATCATTGCCCGGAGCACGAATTAGCTCTGCCGAAATGCCGCCTGCACAGGTGGTTGTGGAAGAACAAGCAAATAACAGTACAGTCACAGAGGATACCTACCAGCCGTCCCCGCTGCTCTGGCAGGTGGGCGAGCAGGATAACAGCTCTGCAGAATTTACAGTGTATCAGGATGTGTACAGTGAGAATATTACTCTCCCCGTCAATCCCCTGAACTGGAATACGATCTCCCGCGGCATGAAGCTGGACCGCAATGCGGCGATGGAGCTAAGCTTCAATCTTACGGACGTTCCCCCCTATGGTGTAGAGTTCAGCTTCAAGGTACTGGATGCAAGCACCGCTATTCCGCAGCTGGCCGTATTCACCAATGGCAGCTTCAGCGGGCTAATTCAGATTACCGGGCTGAACGACGGAGAGACCCCCCTTACGAACACATGGAAAGAAACCTATAGACTCTACATCCCCTCAGAACAGCTGAAGACCGGCAGCAATGAGCTGAAGCTGACTGTGGACCGCGGGCTATACGCAGATCCGCAGTCACCCGGATACGACGGTGACAAGTATCTGTGGTTTGAATGGGATTATCTCAGGCTGGACACATTGACTGAGCCTGCCACCGAGCCTATCCACGGACGGTATATCCACCTGGGAAGCACAATTGCTGCCTCGACCTTCCGGTATGACGAGCATGCGATCCGCCATCTGGCCCCGATGACCAAGTGGCTGGGCATTGCCTACAGCGGCAACTGGATGCGCACCTCCTTCTGGTCCGATACCAGCGCAGGCTGGGACCCGCAGGGCCGCAAGTACCTGGAGACGCTGCGCGACCTCAACCTTGCGCCCATGGTTAATATCATCGGCGGTAACTGGAAGACTAACAGCGAGCTGGCGGCAGGGACAATCAGCTCTGCGCTGAGGAGCTATTACAGCGGCTTTGTCAGCAAATTCGGCGATCTGTACCAGTATGCCGAGACAGGCAATGAGCCGGGACTGTTCGGCTGGGCACAGAAGGCGGTGCTGGCGCTTCATGAAATGATGGAGGAGGAGAGGCAGACGAACAGCCAGCCGTACCTGAAGATTGTTGCTCCCGGCTGGGCCTACTGGCCGTATAACGGCACCCCTGACGGCTGGGAACGGGATGCTGCCCAGCGTGCGCCGATTGAAGCGCTGTCGGATGTGACCAACGGACACAGCTATGGCGGGACCGGCGTCCAGCCGTTGCCGGGCGGAAGCCTGTATGAGAATCTGCGGGTGTACAGCGATTCAGAGGAAGGCTTCGGCAAAGAGATGGCCATGAGCGAGACCGGCAGCAACGACAATCATTCGGACAATACGAAATACGGGACGTATGCTTACCGGTTCGCTTCTGCTTTTGACCGGGAGCTGCGGGGGAATATCGGTTATGCCGACCATATTATGCAGCACGCCGCCTTCTTCAATGACGGGACGGAGTTTGGCCTGTTCGATTCCGCGATCAACTGGAACACACACCGCTATGAGGATACAGCGGCGGTATCGGCCAATATCAATGAATCCGGGGAGACCCGGCTGAAGACGTTCCGCAGACTGGCCGCCGCGTACGCTACGCATGGAAGCCCGCTGGGCTACGAGGTGCTGAATGCGGCTGAGCTGACCGGGCTGAAGGCATATTTCCGCGCAGTGGATACCTCGGCGCTGGGCACTTCAGCTATCGGAGCCGCTTCAGATAAAATCCTGCTGAACTTCGTGAATTTCGAGAAGACGCCGGTAACGATGCAGGTCCGGGTGGCCCTGCCGTCCAGCGGAGTGTATTCGGGGGAACGGTTCGGTCCAGGGGAGACGTATGCCGCCGCCTACTCCCGGGTGGAGCTAACGGCAGATCCCTACATTACCCTTACAGTGGCACTGGAAGCGGGAGAGACGGTCCAGTATATCCTTGATGAGCAGGACAACATGCTGCCTGCTTCTCCGGGCAATCCTGCGGCAACAGCTGTAAGCCATGAGCAGATTCGGCTGACTTGGGCAGCTTCGACAGACAATGATGCTGTCGTCAGCTATAACGTCTACCGTGACGGCGGAGCGGCTCCGGTGATCAATATTCCGGGTAGGCTGACCTTCTGGAGCGACTATACCGTAGCGCCCCAGACCACTTACAGCTACACGGTGCAGGCCGTGGATGATTCCGGCAATGTATCGCCTCTTAGCGCAGCCGTATCAGCGACTACACCGGTCATGCCCATTACACCGCATGCCGCAGGCGATCCGGCCAAGTTCGAGGCCGAAGCTACCGCCTTTGCCCTGCCGCTGAGGACCGGTAATAACAGCAGTGCCTCGGGCGGCAAGGTCGTGGAGCAGACGCATAGCGGAGGCTTAACGATCCAAGGCTTCCATTCCGTGAACGGAGGAAGCTATACTCTGACAATTGTATACGCTTCCAACGAAGAGTCTAAGAAAAACATCCTCGTGAACGGCGTGAAGCAGTCCACAGTAACCCTGCCTTCTACGGGAAGCTGGACCGCGAATCTGACGGCACGGCAGTATGGGATTACCCTCCAGCCGGGCTATAACACGATCAGCTTCACCTCCGCCGGGAAGGGGGCAAATCTCGATTATTTCAAGCTGGAGGAAGGGCTGTATGTTCCGCTCTCCCACTGGTATCCGGCCGCACATGATCATCCTTACATTGATTATGCCGGATTCACACCTGCACCCAATGGCGTCTCCCATGTGACCTATGAAGAGGATGCCACAGCCGCCTTCAGCTTCAATGGCATCGGTGTCCGCTGGAGATCAGATATCAAGAGCGACATGGGCAGTGCGGATGTCTACGTCGATGGCGAGTATAAGGAGACTGTAGTCATTCCGCAGGCAGGGCTGGAGGGCGATCATAAAATTGTCTACGAGCTGACGGGTCTCGAATACGGGCTGCACCGGATAGAGATTGCAGGCAACGGCGGAAAGGTAATGGTCAGCGGGCTGGAGTATGAGAGCTATGAGTCAGCACTGCCTGTACCGGGACCGGATCTGACCGTGACGGATATAGGCTGGCATATTGTGAACAGCGACGGCAGCCCTTCCGCGCACAGCACACCGCAGCTGGGCGACTCCCTGATCTTCTGGGCCAAAGTGAAGAACATTGGCGTCCGTCCCACACCGCTGAATGCCTCGACCGGACTCGGGCAGATTACCGGCGGCGCTTTCTCAGTCAACGGCGGGGTGGTCTCATGGACGGACACGAATACCAGTGTGATTCAGCCGGGCGAAGAGATTACATTGACGGCTAACGCCAGTGCGCAGGGCACCCCCCGGTGGACGGTACCGACTATCGGCGAGTTTACGGTCAGCTTTTTTGTGAATGATATCTGGCGGTATGCGGAGATGAATAAGGAGAATAACAAGCGGGCACGGACGCTTCTGATCAGCCTGCCCTAA
- a CDS encoding glycoside hydrolase family 3 N-terminal domain-containing protein, with product MMQKPLSKEEQKWVEGTLEAMSLRELIGQTMQDHAGRLPFKGDDEASLRKYLEQYPVGSFFIGGEVIQKAAGKAEDYRDWAGMLQGISRFPLLFSGDLEFGAGSAVRSLTAFPPLLALAAADDEALAYEYGKYTALEGRAAGFTWALAPGTDLLLNWMNPVITTRCLGDEAGRAARLAAAVMRGMQEHGLAACAKHFPGDGVDYRDQHIITTVNSLSEEDWFSTYGQVAGEMIDQGVMSYMTGHIALPWIEDGAGGAGSKPIPATVSERITTGLLRERLGFDGVVLSDALDMGGFLSWGDYTQRIIDCFNCGTDVLLWPGVRYFTVMEQAVEDGRVSRERLKASVRRILELKARLGVHAAHAGGEDGRALPLLDDKLLPSLDRQVRQFSRELAGRCITLVRNRTGQLPLNPQKVRRVLVIMLNKVTEGRRYERMNLFVEQLKARGLAVDILDEFEPLTTLRQWELSGVRWDAAFAPYFLPLHGMMNTARPVGEAAKAIWAMQHAETVRPIGISFATPYLLQDIPFLNTLVNAYSLHEDTVELTVKALFGEIPFQGSSPVKAEIQEGDYGSGRLSSKGRDSRG from the coding sequence ATGATGCAGAAGCCGTTAAGCAAGGAAGAACAGAAATGGGTAGAGGGCACGCTTGAAGCGATGAGCCTCCGTGAGCTGATCGGGCAGACGATGCAAGACCATGCAGGCAGACTGCCGTTCAAAGGAGATGATGAGGCAAGTCTCCGCAAGTATCTGGAGCAGTATCCGGTGGGCAGCTTCTTCATCGGCGGGGAGGTTATTCAGAAGGCTGCGGGTAAAGCAGAGGATTACCGGGACTGGGCAGGAATGCTGCAGGGCATCAGCAGGTTCCCGCTGCTGTTCTCCGGTGATCTGGAATTCGGGGCAGGCTCGGCCGTGAGGAGTCTCACGGCCTTCCCGCCGCTCCTTGCACTTGCCGCCGCCGATGATGAAGCGCTGGCTTATGAATACGGCAAATATACCGCGCTGGAAGGCAGGGCGGCGGGGTTCACCTGGGCGCTGGCCCCGGGCACCGATCTGCTGCTGAACTGGATGAATCCCGTGATTACGACCCGTTGTCTCGGCGATGAGGCCGGACGGGCGGCACGCCTGGCTGCCGCTGTTATGCGGGGCATGCAGGAGCATGGCCTTGCGGCATGCGCCAAGCATTTTCCTGGTGACGGGGTCGATTACAGGGATCAGCATATCATTACTACGGTGAACAGCTTATCTGAAGAGGACTGGTTCTCCACGTACGGGCAGGTGGCTGGAGAGATGATTGATCAGGGTGTGATGTCCTATATGACCGGACATATCGCCCTTCCCTGGATTGAAGATGGGGCAGGCGGTGCCGGATCGAAGCCGATTCCGGCAACCGTCTCTGAACGGATTACAACAGGATTGCTGCGGGAGCGGCTGGGCTTCGATGGAGTGGTGTTGTCAGATGCGCTGGATATGGGCGGGTTCTTATCCTGGGGAGACTATACGCAGCGCATCATAGACTGCTTCAATTGCGGTACGGATGTGCTGCTCTGGCCGGGAGTGCGATACTTCACGGTGATGGAGCAGGCGGTGGAGGATGGACGCGTCAGCCGGGAACGGCTGAAGGCCAGTGTCCGGCGGATTCTGGAGCTGAAGGCGCGGCTTGGCGTGCATGCTGCCCACGCGGGGGGAGAGGATGGCCGGGCGCTGCCGCTGCTGGACGACAAGCTGCTGCCCAGTCTGGACCGGCAGGTCAGACAGTTCAGCCGCGAGCTGGCCGGACGCTGTATTACCCTGGTGCGCAACCGCACCGGCCAGCTGCCGCTGAATCCGCAGAAGGTCCGGCGGGTGCTGGTCATCATGCTGAACAAGGTGACGGAGGGGCGCAGATATGAGCGGATGAATCTGTTCGTGGAGCAGCTGAAGGCCAGGGGGCTTGCGGTCGATATTCTGGATGAATTCGAGCCGCTGACGACGCTGCGGCAATGGGAGCTGTCCGGGGTACGCTGGGATGCGGCCTTCGCCCCTTACTTCCTTCCGCTGCACGGAATGATGAACACTGCCCGTCCGGTGGGCGAAGCAGCCAAAGCCATCTGGGCCATGCAGCATGCGGAGACAGTCCGGCCGATCGGTATTTCGTTCGCTACGCCTTATCTGCTGCAGGACATTCCCTTCTTAAATACCCTGGTGAATGCGTACTCCCTGCATGAAGATACGGTGGAGCTGACGGTTAAAGCGCTGTTCGGAGAGATTCCGTTCCAGGGAAGCTCTCCGGTAAAGGCAGAGATCCAAGAGGGCGATTACGGTTCAGGGAGGCTCTCCAGTAAAGGCAGAGATTCCAGAGGGTGA